One segment of Campylobacter hominis ATCC BAA-381 DNA contains the following:
- a CDS encoding ABC transporter ATP-binding protein, with the protein MEILKCDGISKYFGDVAALDDISFSVNSGEWVSIMGPSGAGKSTLVNILSLMDHVSSGIYEIAGVKANSLNKDEILRFRREKIGLIFQEFHLVSYLNALENVMINQYFHSSIDEESAKNALEKVGLKERINHLPNELSGGEQQRVCIARALINEPDIIIADEPTGNLDEKNEQIVLEIFKNLKKEGKTLILITHNPYLGRFGDKIIWLKHGKLDRIQNLKNEQNKTEV; encoded by the coding sequence GTGGAAATTTTAAAATGTGATGGAATTTCAAAGTATTTTGGCGATGTAGCGGCGCTTGATGATATAAGTTTTAGCGTAAATAGTGGCGAATGGGTAAGCATAATGGGACCAAGCGGGGCAGGAAAAAGCACTCTGGTAAATATTTTAAGCTTAATGGATCACGTAAGTAGCGGCATTTATGAAATCGCCGGAGTAAAAGCCAATAGCTTGAATAAAGATGAAATTTTACGTTTCAGGCGCGAAAAAATCGGGCTTATTTTTCAGGAATTTCATCTTGTAAGTTATCTCAACGCGCTTGAGAATGTGATGATAAATCAATATTTTCACAGTAGTATCGACGAAGAAAGCGCAAAAAATGCGCTTGAAAAAGTCGGCTTAAAAGAACGCATAAATCATTTACCAAACGAGCTGAGCGGTGGCGAACAACAGCGCGTTTGTATTGCAAGAGCTCTTATAAATGAGCCTGATATTATAATTGCTGACGAACCGACAGGAAATTTGGACGAAAAAAATGAGCAGATTGTGCTTGAAATTTTTAAAAATCTTAAAAAAGAAGGCAAAACATTGATTTTAATCACGCACAATCCATATCTTGGACGATTTGGCGACAAAATTATTTGGCTAAAACATGGCAAATTGGATAGAATCCAAAATTTAAAAAATGAGCAAAATAAGACTGAAGTTTAA
- a CDS encoding Fe-S-containing protein, with the protein MTLYFSNTLLALFGGTFLAALFSLREFFKVNFLPFFGGIFLGIFVHFLNQKALSGTSNLPIFDSLAIIFILILPFCLKFKNFYFHFMVYLILGLSFGYIYANISANFKIFSGEILDTLSLKNLFFCILAFVILALVFKAINFVKFRVNRAVMITISILGIMFIFIDRSASLILSFMQNGVILTHSWLLSIVAKITYFNLFLPFVFACFSIVLAIYFFISRPKKISRTDIVKFRQNEQLRHLAKNFLICMIILNFTICAIFIYYIKIESAPLKITDSVEVSPKNGYFEFDAKIALDNKLHRFAYVTDEGKEVRFFIINRFKDKLAPVMVFDACSICGDMGYLLKGGELICISCNVRIFLPTVGKAGGCNPIPMNYEYDGKTLKVSLKEIEDGAGFFTKTVEKTVIDPVSHKKIKNDSKFRYLYYGRTYFFENERNLAEFEDNPEKFITINGEISGVDTPSRNTDEMGTKNLQNGDKK; encoded by the coding sequence ATGACATTATATTTTTCAAATACACTGCTTGCACTTTTTGGCGGTACTTTTTTAGCGGCTTTGTTTAGTTTGCGCGAATTTTTTAAGGTGAATTTTCTGCCGTTTTTCGGCGGAATTTTTCTTGGAATTTTCGTACATTTTTTAAATCAAAAAGCGCTTAGCGGCACTTCGAATCTACCGATTTTCGATAGTTTGGCTATAATTTTTATACTTATTTTACCGTTTTGCTTAAAATTTAAAAATTTTTATTTTCATTTTATGGTTTATTTGATTTTAGGGCTTAGCTTCGGTTATATTTATGCAAATATAAGTGCAAATTTTAAAATTTTCTCAGGTGAAATTTTAGATACTTTAAGCCTTAAAAATCTATTTTTCTGTATTTTAGCTTTCGTTATTTTAGCACTTGTTTTTAAAGCGATAAATTTTGTAAAATTTCGCGTAAATCGCGCCGTAATGATAACTATAAGCATTTTAGGAATTATGTTTATATTTATTGATAGGAGTGCAAGTCTAATTTTATCTTTTATGCAAAACGGCGTAATTTTAACTCATTCCTGGCTGCTTTCGATTGTAGCAAAAATAACATATTTCAATCTTTTTTTACCGTTTGTTTTTGCTTGTTTCAGTATTGTTTTGGCAATATATTTTTTCATTTCACGTCCTAAAAAAATTTCAAGAACAGACATTGTCAAATTTCGCCAAAACGAGCAGTTGCGACATCTGGCAAAAAATTTTCTAATCTGCATGATAATTTTAAATTTCACAATCTGTGCCATTTTTATCTACTATATAAAAATAGAATCAGCTCCGCTTAAAATCACTGATTCAGTAGAGGTTTCGCCAAAAAACGGATATTTTGAGTTTGATGCAAAAATAGCACTTGATAATAAACTTCATCGCTTTGCCTATGTTACAGATGAAGGCAAGGAGGTGCGATTTTTTATAATCAACCGTTTTAAAGACAAACTTGCCCCGGTTATGGTTTTTGATGCGTGCAGCATTTGCGGCGATATGGGATATTTGCTGAAAGGTGGCGAGCTCATTTGCATATCATGTAATGTGCGTATTTTTTTACCGACTGTCGGAAAAGCCGGCGGTTGCAATCCGATTCCTATGAATTATGAATATGACGGGAAAACATTGAAAGTTTCTCTAAAAGAGATAGAAGACGGCGCAGGATTTTTTACAAAGACAGTTGAGAAAACTGTAATTGATCCTGTAAGTCATAAAAAAATCAAAAATGACTCCAAATTCAGATATTTATATTACGGCAGAACATATTTTTTTGAAAACGAGCGAAATTTAGCCGAATTTGAAGATAATCCTGAAAAATTTATCACTATAAACGGCGAAATTTCAGGTGTTGATACGCCGTCACGAAACACAGACGAAATGGGCACCAAAAATTTGCAAAACGGGGATAAAAAATGA
- a CDS encoding iron transporter, translating into MKNIFLGAAAAAVLAIGANAGEVPIGEPIEKNGMEIAAVYLQPIDMEPKGIDLAPSLADIHLEADIHAIEGNPNGFAAGEWIPYLKIAYTLKNTDNGKIKEGNFMPMVASDGPHYGANIKMDGGVGNYELTYKIYNPSTQGFGRHADKATGVGKWWDNFEVNYKFKYTGTPKE; encoded by the coding sequence ATGAAAAATATTTTTTTAGGTGCGGCTGCGGCTGCAGTTTTAGCTATAGGTGCGAATGCCGGTGAAGTTCCTATCGGTGAGCCGATTGAAAAAAACGGTATGGAAATAGCAGCTGTTTATTTACAACCGATTGATATGGAACCGAAAGGAATTGATTTAGCACCAAGCTTGGCGGATATTCACCTTGAAGCAGACATTCACGCGATTGAAGGCAATCCGAACGGTTTTGCAGCAGGCGAATGGATACCTTATCTGAAAATCGCTTATACACTAAAAAATACCGATAACGGCAAAATTAAAGAGGGAAATTTTATGCCGATGGTAGCAAGTGATGGTCCACACTACGGTGCAAACATAAAAATGGATGGCGGCGTTGGAAATTATGAGCTTACTTATAAAATTTACAATCCTTCAACACAAGGCTTTGGAAGACACGCCGATAAAGCCACCGGTGTAGGCAAATGGTGGGATAATTTTGAAGTTAATTACAAATTCAAATACACAGGCACTCCGAAAGAGTAG
- a CDS encoding ABC transporter permease yields MKNMFLLMVKKSLTHSKNFLMFLTIFLSTALIACMLNITLNIGNKVANELRSYGSNIVMLPKSSSLNIEISGRNFMPLANEDYLNENDLHLIKEIFWQNNILAFAPFLEISGFINNEKVQITGTYFDKNIKLADDPTFKTGVINLYPFWFVNGLFPNDEKIDEIMVGEKLANRLKLNVGDNVVLNFGQNRENAKIVGILKGGDEASGKVIANLKLVQKLSNKENLYGKAEISAMTIPENDLSVKARRNLDSLDSLEYDTWYCSAYAGSIAYQIEDSVPGSIAKVVLSVSGVQSEITKKIQNLMSIVTILALIISALCITSLTNGEILIRKKEIGLLKALGAKNIFIFLEFCCKNVIIGIISGIFGALFGYLLSFVIGYKLFADFIGVSFTAFVLSVIFGILICILGSILALKNILNLLPAEVFHGK; encoded by the coding sequence ATGAAAAATATGTTTTTGCTTATGGTAAAAAAATCACTCACTCACTCAAAAAATTTTCTTATGTTTTTGACGATTTTTTTATCGACGGCGCTTATAGCATGTATGCTTAATATCACACTGAATATCGGCAACAAAGTCGCAAATGAATTAAGAAGTTACGGCTCGAATATCGTAATGCTTCCAAAAAGTTCCTCTTTAAATATCGAAATTTCAGGACGAAATTTTATGCCTCTTGCCAATGAAGATTATCTGAATGAAAACGATTTACACCTTATAAAAGAAATTTTTTGGCAAAACAACATATTGGCTTTTGCGCCGTTTTTAGAAATTTCAGGCTTTATAAATAACGAAAAAGTGCAAATAACAGGCACTTATTTTGATAAAAATATAAAACTTGCAGACGATCCTACCTTTAAAACGGGGGTAATTAATCTTTATCCTTTTTGGTTTGTCAACGGTTTATTTCCAAATGATGAAAAAATAGATGAAATAATGGTTGGCGAAAAATTAGCGAATAGACTTAAGTTAAACGTCGGTGACAATGTTGTTTTAAATTTCGGACAAAACAGAGAAAACGCAAAAATTGTAGGAATTTTAAAAGGCGGTGATGAAGCTAGCGGTAAGGTGATTGCCAACTTAAAACTTGTTCAAAAACTTTCAAATAAAGAAAATTTATATGGAAAAGCTGAAATCAGCGCAATGACAATCCCGGAAAACGATCTTTCCGTAAAAGCGCGCAGAAATCTTGATAGCCTTGACAGCTTAGAATATGATACCTGGTATTGCTCGGCATATGCAGGTTCTATTGCTTATCAAATCGAAGATAGTGTGCCAGGCAGCATTGCAAAGGTAGTTTTAAGCGTTTCAGGAGTGCAAAGCGAAATCACAAAAAAAATACAGAATTTAATGAGTATAGTTACGATTTTAGCGCTGATTATTTCTGCACTTTGTATCACAAGCTTAACAAACGGTGAAATTTTAATACGTAAAAAAGAGATAGGACTTTTAAAAGCATTGGGTGCAAAAAATATTTTCATATTTTTGGAATTTTGCTGCAAAAATGTCATTATAGGCATAATTTCCGGCATTTTTGGTGCTTTGTTCGGATACCTACTCTCTTTTGTAATAGGTTATAAACTTTTTGCCGATTTTATCGGCGTGAGCTTCACAGCGTTTGTTTTAAGCGTAATTTTTGGAATTTTAATTTGTATTTTAGGCTCTATTTTAGCCCTTAAAAACATTTTGAATTTGCTTCCTGCCGAGGTGTTTCATGGCAAATAA
- the feoB gene encoding ferrous iron transport protein B has protein sequence MKTLKVAFVGQPNVGKSLLVNTICKANMHVGNFAGVTVEKAEAALVFENYKIKIIDLPGTYSLHGYSKEEKITRNFLENGEYDLIVNIADSTNLERNLLLSAELMETNKKIVLALNMSDEAENEGIKIDTEKMQSLLNIPVILISAQKQKNLHDFLVLIVNTCKKDFAINKRIYGDLIENEISKLSEFLDTKNDENIKSLGFTNRQISKKLLFGDDEIYAFLHDKAIFLELLTLLKRAKERLYKGYDNQNLKEIFMDDTASFVNGVITEAVIYEKPKKPNNTAKIDKILINKYLGLPIFLFLMWVLFQLTFTLGSIPMDYIEALFAAISQSVATHISNETLSSLICDGIIGGVGSVLLFLPNILILFFGISLLETTGYMSRVAFLLDGFFHKFGLHGKSFIPLVTGFGCSVPAFMATRTLKNEKDRLLTLFIINFMSCGARLPVYVLFIGAFAPKEEAGNWLFAIYIFGAIVGLACAKFLRVIVFRGKDEPFVMEMPKYRIPNWRLVWFMIANKAKMYLKKAGTFILAASVLIWFSNMYPKNKQIAAKFDEQIALTQDISKKETLEFEKSNALLQNSYLGKAGKALEPIFAPLGFDWRLSVSLVSGLAAKEVMISTMGVLYSLGDQDENSKSLTGVIKSQIPLSTAVAYLLFVMFYNPCLAASVVFAREAGGLKYLALLFIFTSIVAYIMAFFGRILFSL, from the coding sequence ATGAAAACGCTTAAAGTAGCGTTTGTCGGTCAACCGAATGTCGGAAAAAGTCTGCTTGTAAATACGATTTGCAAAGCAAATATGCATGTTGGAAACTTCGCAGGCGTAACAGTTGAAAAAGCCGAAGCCGCGCTTGTTTTTGAAAATTATAAAATCAAAATAATAGATTTGCCGGGTACTTATTCGCTTCATGGCTACTCAAAAGAGGAAAAAATCACACGAAATTTTTTGGAAAACGGTGAATACGATTTAATCGTAAATATTGCAGATTCCACAAATTTGGAGCGAAATTTATTACTAAGCGCTGAGCTTATGGAGACAAATAAAAAAATCGTTTTAGCCTTAAATATGAGTGATGAAGCCGAAAATGAGGGCATAAAAATCGACACTGAAAAAATGCAAAGTCTTTTAAATATCCCTGTTATCTTAATTTCAGCGCAAAAACAGAAAAATCTGCACGATTTTTTAGTGCTGATTGTTAATACCTGTAAGAAAGATTTTGCGATAAATAAGCGGATTTACGGTGATTTGATAGAAAACGAAATTTCAAAATTGAGCGAATTTCTGGATACAAAAAACGATGAAAACATAAAATCTCTTGGTTTTACGAATCGCCAAATATCTAAAAAGCTGCTTTTTGGAGATGATGAAATTTACGCTTTTTTACACGACAAAGCGATTTTTTTAGAACTTTTAACACTTCTTAAAAGAGCAAAAGAGCGCCTTTATAAAGGATATGACAATCAAAATTTAAAAGAAATTTTTATGGACGACACAGCGTCTTTTGTAAATGGTGTGATAACGGAAGCCGTGATATATGAAAAACCGAAAAAGCCGAATAATACAGCTAAAATCGATAAAATTTTAATTAACAAATATCTTGGCTTACCGATTTTTTTATTTTTAATGTGGGTACTTTTTCAGCTGACTTTCACTTTAGGATCAATTCCGATGGATTATATCGAGGCGCTGTTTGCGGCCATTAGTCAAAGCGTTGCCACTCATATCTCAAATGAAACTCTTTCAAGTCTTATTTGTGATGGAATTATAGGCGGCGTCGGTTCAGTGCTTCTTTTTTTACCGAATATTTTAATTCTGTTTTTTGGAATTTCACTGCTTGAAACGACCGGATATATGTCAAGAGTGGCGTTTTTATTGGACGGATTTTTTCATAAATTCGGGCTTCATGGCAAAAGCTTCATACCTCTTGTAACAGGTTTTGGCTGTTCTGTGCCCGCATTTATGGCAACGCGCACACTTAAAAACGAAAAAGACAGACTTTTAACACTTTTTATCATAAATTTTATGAGTTGCGGAGCAAGACTCCCTGTTTATGTGCTTTTTATCGGAGCTTTTGCGCCAAAAGAAGAAGCCGGAAATTGGCTTTTTGCGATTTATATTTTCGGTGCGATCGTAGGACTTGCGTGCGCAAAATTTTTACGCGTTATAGTATTTCGCGGCAAAGATGAGCCATTTGTTATGGAAATGCCGAAATACCGCATTCCAAACTGGCGCCTTGTATGGTTTATGATTGCAAATAAAGCAAAAATGTACTTAAAAAAGGCGGGTACTTTCATACTTGCTGCAAGCGTGCTGATCTGGTTTTCAAATATGTATCCGAAAAACAAGCAAATCGCGGCTAAATTTGATGAGCAAATCGCACTTACGCAAGATATATCCAAAAAGGAAACCCTGGAATTTGAAAAATCGAATGCGCTTTTACAGAACAGTTATCTTGGTAAAGCTGGAAAAGCTTTGGAACCGATTTTTGCACCGCTTGGATTTGATTGGAGACTTAGCGTTTCGCTAGTAAGCGGACTTGCGGCAAAAGAAGTTATGATTTCGACGATGGGAGTTTTATATTCGCTTGGCGATCAGGACGAAAACAGTAAGAGCCTGACAGGTGTGATCAAATCGCAAATTCCGCTTAGCACCGCCGTAGCATATCTACTTTTTGTGATGTTTTACAATCCTTGTCTGGCGGCAAGTGTCGTCTTTGCAAGAGAAGCCGGCGGTCTGAAATATCTTGCACTTTTATTTATTTTTACAAGCATTGTTGCTTATATAATGGCGTTTTTCGGACGAATTTTATTTTCATTATAA
- a CDS encoding TlpA family protein disulfide reductase: protein MKKLIILSIFLTIFSGCQNENHHMSINDPVGIDTVYESGKLKIKGQNSPFVVFFFSATCGACSEQVPSLIELGKKFKNVKFIGIMGNSQGFDKDMKILKEKGVDFLTISSPKSVDYFSNAVGGIYGVPATFLFDKDGKIVKKYIGLTSKNIIEKDIKSLL from the coding sequence ATGAAAAAACTGATTATTTTGTCAATATTTTTGACGATTTTCAGCGGTTGTCAAAATGAAAATCACCATATGTCAATCAACGATCCTGTAGGAATTGACACAGTTTATGAAAGCGGCAAACTTAAAATAAAAGGGCAAAACTCGCCATTTGTGGTTTTTTTCTTTTCTGCTACGTGCGGTGCGTGCAGCGAACAAGTACCAAGTCTGATTGAACTTGGCAAGAAATTTAAAAATGTGAAATTTATAGGAATTATGGGAAATTCGCAAGGATTTGACAAAGATATGAAAATTTTAAAAGAAAAAGGAGTTGATTTTCTTACGATTTCTTCACCAAAATCGGTTGATTACTTTTCAAATGCAGTCGGCGGAATTTACGGTGTTCCGGCAACTTTTTTATTTGATAAAGACGGCAAAATCGTTAAAAAATACATAGGTCTTACATCAAAAAATATCATAGAAAAAGATATAAAAAGCCTACTTTAA
- a CDS encoding FeoA family protein, protein MTLNEIRDGERAVIENFEIDDNLRQRFFSFGLNPGKKIKKLKSTLKGSTIEIQIDRSCVILRKNEAEKIRVSRTNENA, encoded by the coding sequence ATGACACTTAATGAAATAAGAGATGGAGAAAGAGCCGTAATTGAAAATTTTGAAATAGACGACAATCTGCGCCAAAGATTTTTTAGCTTCGGGCTAAATCCCGGAAAAAAAATAAAAAAGCTTAAATCAACTCTTAAAGGTTCTACAATCGAAATTCAAATTGACCGCAGTTGTGTGATTTTACGCAAAAATGAAGCGGAAAAAATCAGAGTAAGCAGAACAAATGAAAACGCTTAA
- a CDS encoding FTR1 family iron permease encodes MKITNIFLLFLFPLWLFGADYNAENSAIKDKFFQSLNEYKSGNTERAKELVQEAYFGHFENLEAGIRINLGQKKTYLMEKQFGDIRKAIKSGKDIATVQVLINNLLSQIDEIMPLIENGTKLVAEKSHDGGLSASNAANSSTISGVENNGNNFTSSNTLNKTDSYNKNEEKSINTVNDMGNSANFTAQNAANPWNSIYIEISDEFQNAKNFYDTKDRENLIASINKIKFEIYRNKKLEIAVRQYVGQNIDAMIQQILGNIISKNITLSDESFKMHVKDADDLIKIAVSKLPENSYEIAPKNLVENADYENDDVDFTKVIENIKTQMAEVLELYKNGEIKKAVNLAQDIYFDEYEASGMEVKIGAIDNNLKLETEASFSAIASLVQNNAGIDKIRNAQAKLFDQLEISAEKAGKNSSPINLFFLALTIILREGLEALIIVAAVVAYLIKTQNSNKLGIVYSSVGIAVLLSFFTAWVVNLLFTNAAQSREILEGATMLIAVILLFYVGFWLLSNAGAKKWNRYIKGKISQSLSKGDKTALWWVSFLAVYREGAETVLFYQALIFDAQKIGAINMIIYGFLLGCIVLAVLFIIFKAFSIKIPLRAFFIATSAIIFYMAIVFTGKGVMELVEGKVFVPTIIHSMPTITWLGIYPYVQSLIPQILMVLALIVGILIIKKREKSI; translated from the coding sequence ATGAAGATTACAAATATTTTTTTACTATTTTTATTTCCTCTTTGGCTTTTCGGTGCAGACTACAATGCAGAAAATTCGGCTATAAAAGATAAATTTTTTCAAAGTTTGAATGAATATAAATCAGGAAACACCGAACGCGCAAAAGAATTGGTTCAAGAGGCTTATTTTGGGCATTTTGAAAATTTGGAAGCAGGTATTCGCATAAATCTTGGTCAAAAAAAGACATATCTGATGGAAAAACAATTCGGTGATATAAGAAAAGCGATCAAAAGCGGAAAAGATATCGCTACAGTGCAAGTTTTAATCAATAATTTATTAAGTCAAATTGATGAAATTATGCCACTTATCGAAAATGGAACTAAACTTGTAGCTGAGAAGTCACACGACGGCGGTTTATCAGCGTCAAATGCAGCAAATAGCAGCACTATTTCAGGCGTGGAAAACAACGGCAATAATTTTACAAGCTCAAATACTTTAAATAAAACGGATTCTTACAATAAAAATGAAGAAAAATCTATAAATACCGTTAACGATATGGGAAATTCAGCAAATTTTACCGCACAAAATGCGGCAAATCCATGGAATTCGATATATATAGAAATTTCAGACGAATTTCAAAACGCAAAAAATTTCTATGATACAAAAGACAGAGAAAATCTAATAGCTTCGATAAACAAAATCAAATTTGAAATTTATAGAAATAAAAAGCTTGAAATAGCTGTTCGTCAATATGTAGGACAAAATATCGACGCAATGATTCAACAAATTTTAGGCAATATAATTTCAAAAAATATCACACTTTCAGATGAAAGTTTTAAAATGCATGTAAAAGATGCTGATGACCTCATAAAAATCGCCGTTTCAAAGCTTCCTGAAAATTCATATGAAATTGCGCCGAAAAATTTGGTGGAAAATGCGGACTATGAGAACGACGATGTTGATTTTACAAAAGTTATAGAAAATATCAAAACGCAAATGGCGGAAGTTTTGGAACTTTACAAAAACGGCGAGATAAAAAAAGCCGTAAATTTAGCGCAAGATATATATTTCGATGAGTATGAAGCAAGCGGAATGGAAGTTAAAATAGGCGCTATAGATAATAATTTGAAACTTGAAACGGAGGCTAGTTTTTCAGCTATCGCTTCACTTGTGCAAAATAATGCAGGTATCGATAAAATAAGAAACGCGCAAGCAAAACTTTTTGATCAGCTTGAAATCAGTGCGGAAAAAGCCGGTAAAAACTCAAGTCCTATAAATTTATTTTTCTTAGCGCTTACGATTATTTTACGCGAAGGTTTGGAGGCGCTTATAATCGTTGCAGCTGTAGTTGCATATCTTATAAAAACACAAAACTCAAATAAGCTTGGCATCGTATATTCATCTGTTGGAATTGCCGTATTGCTTAGCTTTTTTACGGCGTGGGTCGTAAATTTATTATTTACAAATGCTGCTCAAAGTAGAGAAATTTTAGAAGGCGCTACGATGTTAATTGCCGTAATTCTGCTATTTTATGTAGGTTTTTGGCTTTTATCTAATGCTGGAGCCAAAAAATGGAATAGATACATTAAAGGTAAAATTTCGCAAAGTCTTAGCAAAGGCGATAAAACAGCACTTTGGTGGGTTTCATTTTTGGCTGTTTATAGAGAAGGTGCGGAAACGGTGCTATTTTATCAAGCACTTATTTTTGACGCGCAAAAAATCGGCGCAATAAATATGATAATTTACGGCTTTTTACTAGGTTGCATTGTTTTAGCTGTTTTATTTATCATATTTAAGGCGTTTTCAATCAAAATTCCGCTTCGCGCGTTTTTTATCGCAACTTCAGCGATCATTTTTTATATGGCTATTGTTTTTACAGGAAAAGGTGTAATGGAACTAGTGGAAGGCAAAGTTTTTGTGCCTACGATTATCCATTCTATGCCTACAATTACGTGGCTTGGCATTTATCCTTACGTGCAAAGCTTAATTCCTCAAATTTTAATGGTGTTGGCATTAATTGTTGGAATTTTGATTATCAAAAAAAGAGAAAAATCAATTTAA
- a CDS encoding ABC transporter permease translates to MANNFFKKVVFKSIINSGARTILIFTSIFIGAMVLAAFVNVYADIESKVSEELNNYGANVVITPKNGHYIDEKTLETKFENMQNLKTSNKYLFGSVSLGKTSAIMMGTKFSSLSKIMPFLEIKEGKISNFDFDDRNVLIGENLAKIADIKLGDELEISISGQNQTYKVKVRAIVFDGEKEDKMVIASLSLAQKILNKQGVINYANAICGGDINEISKTLQRVSDKNIAFEVINKISKTNEIILEKIKLLMALVSIVILIITSVCVNTSLSQVMISRQKEIALLRALGASKKNIVSFLGVEILVVSFLGALLGAFGGFALAQILGQILFGSSIGFRLISIVLAVFVSVFCALAASYYPIKNALSKNIANLLRGE, encoded by the coding sequence ATGGCAAATAATTTTTTCAAAAAAGTAGTATTTAAAAGTATTATAAATAGCGGCGCACGCACTATTTTAATTTTTACTTCCATTTTTATAGGGGCTATGGTTTTGGCGGCATTTGTAAATGTCTATGCGGACATCGAATCAAAAGTAAGCGAAGAACTTAACAATTATGGTGCAAATGTAGTAATAACGCCTAAAAACGGACATTACATCGACGAAAAAACATTGGAAACGAAATTTGAAAATATGCAAAATTTAAAGACGTCAAACAAATATCTTTTCGGCTCTGTAAGTCTTGGAAAAACAAGTGCGATTATGATGGGAACGAAGTTTTCATCACTTTCAAAAATTATGCCGTTTTTAGAAATTAAAGAGGGAAAAATTTCCAACTTTGACTTTGATGATAGAAACGTTTTAATAGGCGAAAATCTTGCAAAAATCGCCGATATAAAGCTTGGAGATGAGCTTGAAATCAGCATTAGCGGGCAAAATCAAACATATAAAGTAAAAGTGCGCGCTATCGTATTTGACGGCGAAAAAGAGGATAAAATGGTTATCGCTTCGCTAAGTTTGGCTCAAAAAATTCTCAATAAACAAGGCGTTATAAACTACGCAAACGCGATTTGCGGTGGAGATATTAATGAAATTTCAAAAACTCTTCAAAGAGTAAGCGACAAAAACATCGCCTTTGAAGTTATAAATAAAATTTCAAAAACAAATGAAATTATTTTAGAAAAAATAAAACTTTTGATGGCACTTGTAAGCATTGTGATTTTAATCATAACTTCGGTTTGCGTAAATACAAGCCTTAGTCAGGTTATGATCTCTCGTCAAAAAGAAATAGCGCTTTTAAGAGCGCTTGGCGCAAGCAAGAAAAACATTGTCTCATTTTTGGGTGTTGAAATTTTAGTCGTATCATTTTTAGGTGCTCTGCTAGGGGCATTCGGCGGTTTTGCTTTGGCACAAATTTTAGGACAAATTTTATTTGGTTCAAGCATTGGTTTTAGGTTAATCAGCATTGTTTTAGCGGTATTTGTAAGCGTATTTTGTGCATTAGCGGCTTCTTATTATCCGATCAAAAATGCTCTTAGCAAAAATATCGCAAATTTATTAAGAGGTGAGTAG
- a CDS encoding PDDEXK family nuclease produces the protein MKSLTAKQIGEKFGKTPKEINEIFDDLDFLKKSDCGYTVTKKGQINGGIQKKYMGNDYVAWNEEILNNELFIKSLKPQSEQVENKDENDFRTKFKAEYRTKDGHYVRSRAEVIIADWLYSEFVTYAYEKSVPIKEEMYCDFYIPQGKVYIEFWGLEDEKYLNIKQYKQQLYKQNGLNLIEIGNNEINNIDDFLPKELLKFGIKIA, from the coding sequence ATGAAATCTTTAACGGCAAAACAAATAGGCGAAAAATTCGGCAAAACGCCAAAAGAGATAAATGAAATTTTTGATGATTTGGATTTTTTAAAAAAAAGTGATTGTGGTTATACAGTAACAAAAAAAGGGCAAATAAACGGCGGAATCCAAAAAAAATATATGGGAAACGATTATGTAGCCTGGAATGAAGAAATTTTAAATAATGAATTATTTATAAAAAGTCTGAAACCGCAAAGCGAACAAGTTGAAAATAAAGATGAAAATGATTTTCGCACAAAATTTAAAGCCGAATATCGCACAAAAGACGGGCATTATGTAAGAAGCAGAGCCGAAGTTATTATCGCAGACTGGCTTTATAGCGAATTTGTAACTTATGCTTACGAAAAATCGGTTCCTATAAAAGAAGAAATGTATTGTGATTTTTACATTCCGCAAGGCAAAGTTTATATAGAATTTTGGGGCTTGGAAGATGAAAAATATCTAAACATAAAACAATATAAACAGCAACTTTATAAACAAAACGGACTTAATTTAATAGAAATAGGAAATAATGAAATAAATAATATAGATGATTTTTTACCAAAAGAACTTTTGAAATTCGGCATTAAAATAGCATAA